TAGCCTTCCTTTGATGATGATTTGCGCCCTGGGTCCGGCGATGCTGGTGGGGTTGATTGCCTGGGGCCGTAACCGACGCCAGCAAGGAATCCCGCGGCTGGATGATGGCGGCCGTATCCAGGAATTGTTATGGAAACTCGACAGTCTGGTCCAACAAGCACAAACCAGAACAGCCGAAATAACGCCTAAACTCAGCGGCGTCATCATCGAATTCAACGCCAGGTTGTCTTACCTGACGGCCTTCCTGCAAAAAATAGGCACGTACCTGAAACGGAGCTAATAAATTATGTCAACAGAAGAAAATGGAAATTGGAAAACAAAGATGCTGCTCATCGGTGCAATTAGCGGCGCCCTCATTGGATTAGGCACAGCTTACCTGATGGCGCGCACATCTGAAGAAAAACATGGCGGACCACCAGAAATCAGCACAACCGAAGCGCTGCGCATCGGCATCAACGCCATCGGTCTTATTCGGGGCATTGCCGCGTTAGGCGATAGTTAGCAAGGGTGCGCCCATGAATACGGTGGTCATCGTAGATGACGATTCAACAAACGTCAGTCTGTTGAAGATGTTGCTCGAATTGGACGGCTATGCCGTCTTAGCTTGCAAGAATATAGACGAAGCGCAAACGGCCGCCGCCCAAGATGTTGATGCGTTTGTCATTGATTGTTACCTGGCGCAAGGCGCCAGCGGCTTAAGTCTGCTTAAAGACGTTCGTTCGGGGCAAACGGCCGCAAATAAAAACTGCGTTGTCCTCATGGTCTCCGGTGATTATCGCCTGGAAAACGAAGCCCTGGCTGCCGGGGCCGACGACTTCTTTCTGAAACCCTACTCCCCCAGTACCCTAAGCAACAACCTACATGCTCTGCTGCTTAAAAAGGAACATAGTGGCTAGATCAAATCGCAAAAAACCGCCGATCAGTAAAGCGTCACGGCAGTGGCGTCGCATGGATCTTCATTTACATACCCCTGCTTCCAACGATTTCCAACAATCCGGCGTCACCTATCTGGACATTCTGCGTCAGGCAGAGATTCGCGGCCTGCACATCATTGCCTTCACCGACCACAACACAGTGGCCGGCTTTGCCGCCATGAAAAAAGAAATCGAGCAGCTTTTGTGGCTCGAAGAATTAGACCGGATGCACAGCGACGAAAAACGGCGTCTGGAAGAATATCGCCGCTTATTGGGCAAAATTTTGGTGCTGCCCGGTTTTGAATTTACGGCCACATTTGGCTTCCACATTTTGGGCATTTTCCCTTCAGAGACGCCGGTAAATTTCCTGGAACACCTGTTGTTAACCCTAAACGTCCCGATAGACAAATTAAACGAAGGCAGTTCTACTGTGGGATCAACCAGCGACGTGCTGCGGGCCTATCAGGTCATTAATCAGGCGGGGGGGTTGGTCATTGCCGCCCATGCCAATTCCAACAACGGCGTGGTGATGCGCGGCCTGGATTTTGGCGGTCAGACGCGGATTGCCTATACGCAAGACGCCAATTTGCACGCCCTGGAGGTAACTGACCTGGAAAAGCGCGGCCATTACACCACCCGGCGCTTTTTTGATGGCTCTAAACCGGAATACCCCCGACCGATGCGCTGCATTCAAGGCTCAGACGCCCACCGGCTGATACGTGAATCGCCACAGGCCAAGGTGCTGGGCGTGGGCGACCGCACCACCGAGATTTTGTTGGATGAAGTCAGTTTTACGGCGATTGAGCAGGTGATCAAGGGGAACGATTTGTCATTGACACGGCCGTATCGCGGCCCCGCCAACCCGATAGATTTTGTGCAGCTGGCCCGTGAAGAAGGTGAATCCATCGTCCAGACATTTTATCCCACCGTCGCCAAGCGGGGTGGCTACCTGGACCGTTTGCTGCAAGATGTCTGCGCCATGTCCAACACCAATGGCGGCACCATTTACATCGGCGTTTCCGACAATCCCGCGGAAGAACCGTTGGGCGTGCGCGAAGTGGATAAAACAATAGACCTGCTGTATACCGGCGTATCCAGCCGCATCACCCCCGAACCCAACATCCACATAGACACCCTACCCTC
This genomic stretch from Candidatus Leptovillus gracilis harbors:
- a CDS encoding response regulator transcription factor yields the protein MNTVVIVDDDSTNVSLLKMLLELDGYAVLACKNIDEAQTAAAQDVDAFVIDCYLAQGASGLSLLKDVRSGQTAANKNCVVLMVSGDYRLENEALAAGADDFFLKPYSPSTLSNNLHALLLKKEHSG
- a CDS encoding putative DNA binding domain-containing protein, which encodes MDLHLHTPASNDFQQSGVTYLDILRQAEIRGLHIIAFTDHNTVAGFAAMKKEIEQLLWLEELDRMHSDEKRRLEEYRRLLGKILVLPGFEFTATFGFHILGIFPSETPVNFLEHLLLTLNVPIDKLNEGSSTVGSTSDVLRAYQVINQAGGLVIAAHANSNNGVVMRGLDFGGQTRIAYTQDANLHALEVTDLEKRGHYTTRRFFDGSKPEYPRPMRCIQGSDAHRLIRESPQAKVLGVGDRTTEILLDEVSFTAIEQVIKGNDLSLTRPYRGPANPIDFVQLAREEGESIVQTFYPTVAKRGGYLDRLLQDVCAMSNTNGGTIYIGVSDNPAEEPLGVREVDKTIDLLYTGVSSRITPEPNIHIDTLPSQKKQIVRVTVQPGAERPYAIDDNQFYVRDESESNLAVRDEIVRLVAHGLQRGEIELAGGDKRPELVPDAQPTAVNKPEKHHHHPSPARLSNAAPQLEPPRTGVEILNSEKRNGVIYHTVRDLRNGNLIQNVTKSSARKLWHYAIAQTEAGLPQTDKLRWQGNVAIVDARKQGDKVFYDLALRDDDAVHVYYGVTDSGLNDEWLSLVGQSQQ